In a genomic window of Xenopus laevis strain J_2021 chromosome 5S, Xenopus_laevis_v10.1, whole genome shotgun sequence:
- the abhd12.S gene encoding lysophosphatidylserine lipase ABHD12 isoform X2 gives MRKRAEPGAPENENFVRAPLDRECSLKQKLRIAGAKGHYPHDSDCDSKEMKRFGRRYGLWSRLRMFLIFLVGLYIAIPFLVKVCPAIQTQLVFLNLVRFPYFIDLKRPQDQGLNHTCNFYLQPEEDVSIGVWHTIPAVLWKEAQGKDLEWYEEVLSTNYPVILYLHGNAGTRGGDHRVQLYKVLSSMGYHVISFDYRGWGDSAGSPSESGMTYDALHAFDWIKARSGDNPVYIWGHSLGTGVATNLVRRLCERETPPDALMLESPFTNIREEAKSHPFSVIYRYFPGFDWFFLDTITASGIKFANDDNVKYISCPLLILHAEDDPVIPFHLGKKGFPGKQ, from the exons ATGAGAAAGAGAGCCGAGCCGGGGGCCCCGGAAAATGAGAACTTTGTCAGGGCCCCGCTGGACAGGGAGTGCAGTCTAAAGCAGAAGCTGAGAATCGCTGGCGCAAAGGGCCATTATCCACACGACTCCGACTGCGACAGCAAGGAAATGAAGAGGTTCGGCAG GCGTTATGGTTTGTGGTCCCGGCTCCGAATGTTTCTAATCTTTCTAGTCGGACTGTATATAGCAATTCCATTCCTTGTAAAGGTCTGCCCTGCTATTCAAACTCAGCTGGTGTTTTTAAATTTAG TAAGGTTTCCATATTTTATTGACTTGAAGAGGCCTCAGGATCAAGGCTTAAACCACACATGCAATTTTTACTTACAGCCAGAGGAGGATGTGTCCATTGGAGTTTG GCATACCATTCCTGCAGTTTTATGGAAAGAAGCTCAAGGAAAAGACCTAGAGTGGTACGAGGAGGTTTTATCTACAAATTACCCTGTGATCCTCTATCTGCATGGAAATGCCGGCACACG AGGAGGTGATCACAGAGTGCAGCTTTATAAG GTGCTCAGTTCCATGGGATACCACGTAATTTCCTTTGACTACAGAG GATGGGGCGATTCTGCAGGTTCTCCGTCAGAGAGCGGAATGACCTATGATGCTCTGCACGCTTTTGATTGGATAAAGGCACGGAGCGGAGACAATCCAGTTTACATATGGGGGCACTCATTAGGCACAGG GGTTGCAACCAATCTAGTAAGAAGACTTTGTGAAAGAG aAACTCCTCCTGATGCCCTGATGCTTGAATCTCCATTTACCAATATTCGGGAGGAGGCCAAGAGCCATCCATTTTCTGTG atatatagatatttcCCAGGCTTTGACTGGTTTTTCTTAGACACCATCACAGCAAGTGGCATTAAGTTTGCTAACGATGATAA tgtgaaaTATATTTCCTGTCCCCTGCTCATATTACACGCAGAAGACGACCCTGTTATTCCATTCCATCTTGGAAAAAAG